In Zingiber officinale cultivar Zhangliang chromosome 3B, Zo_v1.1, whole genome shotgun sequence, a single window of DNA contains:
- the LOC121967533 gene encoding probable aldo-keto reductase 2, with product MAASAGVGRMKLGSQGLEVSRQGLGCMGMSAFYGPPKPDADMIALIHHAVNSGVTFLDTSDVYGPYTNEILLGKALQGGVRDKVELASKFACYLEDGKRKIRGDPAYVRSACQASLQRLGVDCIDLYYQHRIDSRVPIEVTIGALKELVEEGKIKYIGLSEASASTIRRAHAVHPITAVQLEWSLWSRDVEEEIIPTCRELGIGIVAYSPLGRGFFSSGTKLIENAPEQDFRKYLPRFQPENLAQNAVIFERVNDMAKRKGCTPSQLALAWVHHQGSDVCPIPGTTKIENLKQNIGALSVKLTPEEMAELESYASVDVVKGDRYPEQVATWKNSDTPPLSSWKGE from the exons ATGGCTGCATCGGCAGGCGTGGGGCGCATGAAGCTTGGCTCTCAGGGGCTGGAGGTCTCCCGTCAGGGCCTCGGTTGCATGGGTATGTCCGCCTTCTACGGTCCCCCCAAACCCGACGCCGACATGATCGCCCTCATCCACCACGCCGTCAACTCCGGCGTCACCTTTCTCGACACCTCCGACGTGTACGGACCCTACACCAACGAGATCCTCCTCGGCAAG GCGCTGCAAGGGGGCGTGAGGGACAAGGTGGAACTGGCCTCCAAGTTCGCATGCTACTTGGAAGACGGGAAGAGGAAGATCCGAGGGGACCCGGCCTACGTGAGGTCCGCCTGCCAGGCCAGCTTGCAGAGGCTCGGCGTCGATTGCATCGATCTCTATTACCAGCACCGCATCGATTCCAGAGTTCCCATCGAAGTCACG ATCGGAGCACTTAAGGAACTAGTTGAAGAAGGAAAAATCAAATACATCGGATTGTCCGAGGCCTCTGCTTCAACAATCAGGAGGGCGCATGCTGTTCACCCGATAACTGCTGTCCAATTAGAGTGGTCTCTGTGGTCAAGAGATGTCGAAGAAGAAATAATTCCTACTTGCAG GGAACTTGGTATCGGAATTGTAGCATACAGCCCTCTCGGACGCGGATTCTTTTCTTCTGGAACTAAGTTAATCGAAAATGCACCCGAGCAGGATTTCCGCAAG TATTTGCCGCGGTTCCAGCCAGAGAATCTGGCTCAGAATGCAGTCATTTTTGAACGTGTAAACGACATGGCAAAGAGGAAGGGATGCACTCCCTCACAACTCGCACTGGCATGGGTTCATCATCAAGGAAGTGATGTGTGCCCGATACCTGGCACGACAAAGATTGAAAACTTGAAGCAGAACATTGGAGCATTGTCTGTAAAACTCACACCAGAGGAAATGGCTGAGCTCGAATCGTATGCTTCAGTGGATGTTGTTAAGGGTGATAGATACCCTGAGCAAGTGGCTACCTGGAAAAACTCTGATACACCTCCTCTATCTTCATGGAAAGGTGAATGA
- the LOC122055180 gene encoding uncharacterized protein LOC122055180: MDNNIEGSSNLSSSSSDDDNYAESFSARQKLIAKVISTNNQIVLNYLNEGSNKSRHRGSILGHKMINRNREAADRNPFNDYFAENALYNDAMFRRRFRMGRNLFMRICDAVTNHDNYFIQKRDGLGRLGLSSLQKITVAFQILAYGVPADATDEYIKIGESTAIESVKRFYRAVVEVFGGQYLRSPNAHDVARLLHIGELRGFPSMLGSLDCMHWRWQNCPTAWARQYSGRSGKLTIILEAIADYDLWIWHAYFGLPGSNNDINVLESSHLFANLAAGIIIPAHYVIQGKEYNMGYYLADGIYPKWSTLVQTIHAPQGRKNKLFAMKQEACRKDVERAFGVLQSCFAIVIGPSRFW; the protein is encoded by the coding sequence ATGGATAACAATATTGAAGGTTCATCAAATTTATCATCTTCAAGCTCTGATGATGATAACTATGCAGAAAGTTTTAGTGCAAGGCAAAAACTGATCGCTAAGGTGATTTCTACCAATAATCAAATTGTCTTAAATTATCTCAATGAAGGAAGCAACAAAAGCAGACATCGAGGCTCAATTCTTGGTCATAAGATGATCAATCGTAATCGTGAAGCTGCTGATCGTAATCCATTCAATGATTATTTCGCCGAAAATGCATTGTATAATGATGCAATGTTTCGAAGAAGATTCAGAATGGGACGAAATTTATTTATGCGTATCTGTGATGCTGTTACtaatcatgacaactattttataCAGAAAAGAGATGGGCTTGGAAGACTTGGTTTGTCAAGCTTGCAAAAAATAACAGTTGCATTTCAGATATTAGCATACGGTGTACCAGCAGATGCTACTGATGAGTACATTAAAATAGGAGAATCAACTGCTATTGAAAGTGTGAAACGATTTTATCGTGCCGTTGTTGAAGTTTTTGGAGGGCAGTACCTACGATCTCCAAATGCTCACGATGTTGCTAGGCTACTTCATATTGGTGAGTTACGAGGTTTTCCAAGTATGTTAGGTAGCCTAGATTGCATGCATTGGAGATGGCAAAATTGTCCAACAGCTTGGGCAAGACAATATTCTGGTCGTAGTGGAAAGCTAACAATTATTCTAGAAGCTATAGCCGATTATGATCTGTGGATTTGGCATGCGTATTTTGGGTTGCCAGGATCGAACAATGATATTAATGTACTTGAGTCTTCTCATCTTTTTGCTAATCTTGCTGCAGGTATTATAATTCCTGCTCATTATGTCATTCAAGGAAAAGAGTACAATATGGGTTACTATTTAGCTGATGGTATATATCCAAAATGGTCAACACTTGTTCAAACGATTCATGCTCCACAAGGTCGAAAGAATAAATTATTTGCAATGAAGCAAGAAGCGTGTAGAAAGGATGTTGAGCGAGCATTTGGCGTGCTCCAATCATGCTTTGCAATTGTTATAGGACCTTCACGTTTTTggtag